One genomic segment of Culturomica massiliensis includes these proteins:
- a CDS encoding HD domain-containing protein has protein sequence MQNTNKRVTFEDVRGNEEIKCYISQADKALSAMGYTEHSFAHVVKAADAAEKILKTLGYPEREAELAKIAGYMHDIGNIVNRIDHAQSGAILAFRLLEKMGMEANEIAQVISAIGNHDESTAAAINPIAAALILADKTDVRRSRVRNRDFANFDIHDRVNYAVEESKIYFNEDKTAIVLELKIDTTISAVMDYFEIFLGRMMLSRKAAEYLQIRFELVINGQRLL, from the coding sequence ATGCAGAATACAAATAAGAGAGTCACTTTTGAAGACGTGCGGGGCAATGAAGAGATCAAGTGTTATATATCACAGGCGGATAAAGCTTTATCTGCCATGGGGTATACGGAACATTCTTTTGCTCATGTGGTGAAGGCAGCAGATGCTGCTGAGAAAATATTGAAGACATTGGGATATCCGGAACGGGAGGCAGAGTTAGCGAAGATAGCCGGGTATATGCATGATATCGGTAATATCGTGAACCGTATCGATCATGCCCAGAGCGGAGCAATTCTGGCGTTTCGTTTATTGGAAAAAATGGGTATGGAGGCCAACGAAATCGCTCAGGTAATCAGTGCCATCGGAAATCACGATGAAAGTACTGCTGCTGCGATTAATCCCATTGCTGCCGCTTTGATTTTAGCAGATAAGACCGATGTACGACGGAGCCGTGTACGCAACCGAGACTTTGCCAATTTTGATATTCACGACCGGGTTAACTATGCCGTTGAAGAGTCTAAAATTTATTTTAATGAAGATAAAACGGCTATTGTATTGGAGTTGAAAATCGATACGACAATTTCGGCTGTCATGGATTATTTTGAGATATTCCTCGGCCGAATGATGCTTAGC